The following coding sequences lie in one Halorarum halophilum genomic window:
- a CDS encoding NADH-ubiquinone oxidoreductase-F iron-sulfur binding region domain-containing protein, with translation MQSDARDVRNPVVRVAFYDSEGEVVYDAAHGASDDVPVVPVGSPGTDALPLVIATVDGRTALFESATAEAAREVVECVGTGDLPTDAASSVVEHDPGVDDFPVPDGPLAVGVRRTLAGAGWVRPTSLAGNPLVSADSDPIARVDRVGLLGRGWGDARQDEPVAGSWRTARDADGDPVVVVNGTDADPRADADRLLLGSLPLRVLEGALAIAGATGATDVVVALPENDPVVAGRVRDAADAVSAETGRDVEVAAVPGSYMAGEPTAVLEALEGADRIEARRRPPGPDEHGLFERPTVVHTPRTLAAVRTLLADPGGFDVDSADPGTRLLTVHGETRRTVELPTDATIAAALPESVERTPSFACVGGEFGGLTTDIDVPASAPALAGAGLGTNGALEPFGEDDCAVAVAGRRVRFAREENCGRCVPCRAGSVQAHEKLRDVYDGEFDATRLRELSRTMRNTSLCGFGRDAARPLATALDRFETDLRAHADGRCPAGVCSP, from the coding sequence ATGCAATCGGACGCGCGCGACGTCCGGAACCCGGTCGTCCGCGTCGCCTTCTACGACAGCGAGGGTGAAGTCGTATACGATGCCGCCCACGGTGCGAGCGACGACGTTCCGGTCGTTCCAGTCGGGTCGCCCGGGACCGACGCGCTCCCGCTCGTGATCGCGACCGTCGACGGGAGGACCGCGCTGTTCGAGTCAGCGACGGCGGAAGCCGCCCGCGAGGTCGTCGAGTGCGTCGGCACGGGTGACCTGCCCACCGACGCCGCCTCGTCGGTGGTGGAACACGACCCGGGGGTCGACGATTTCCCGGTTCCCGATGGCCCGCTGGCGGTCGGCGTCAGGCGGACACTGGCCGGGGCCGGCTGGGTCCGACCGACGAGCCTCGCGGGGAACCCGCTCGTCTCCGCCGACTCCGACCCCATCGCGCGGGTCGACCGCGTCGGACTCCTCGGTCGCGGGTGGGGGGACGCGAGACAGGACGAACCGGTCGCCGGATCGTGGCGGACCGCGAGGGACGCCGACGGCGACCCGGTCGTCGTCGTCAACGGAACCGACGCGGACCCCCGCGCGGACGCCGACCGACTCCTCCTCGGGTCGCTCCCGCTCCGCGTCCTCGAAGGAGCGCTCGCCATCGCCGGGGCGACCGGGGCGACCGACGTCGTCGTCGCGCTTCCCGAGAACGACCCTGTAGTCGCCGGGCGCGTCCGCGACGCCGCGGACGCGGTGTCCGCGGAGACCGGTCGGGACGTCGAGGTCGCCGCGGTCCCCGGTTCGTACATGGCCGGCGAGCCGACCGCCGTGCTGGAGGCGCTGGAGGGCGCCGACAGGATCGAGGCGCGCCGCCGCCCGCCCGGGCCGGACGAACACGGCCTGTTCGAGCGCCCGACCGTCGTCCACACTCCGCGGACGCTGGCTGCCGTGCGAACGCTGCTCGCGGACCCTGGCGGGTTCGACGTCGACTCAGCGGACCCGGGAACCAGGCTGCTCACCGTCCACGGCGAGACCCGACGGACCGTCGAGCTACCGACGGACGCCACAATCGCCGCCGCGCTCCCGGAGTCGGTCGAGCGGACGCCGTCGTTCGCCTGCGTCGGGGGCGAGTTCGGCGGGCTGACGACCGACATCGACGTGCCGGCGTCGGCGCCCGCCCTCGCCGGGGCCGGGTTGGGGACGAACGGCGCCCTCGAGCCGTTCGGCGAGGACGACTGCGCGGTCGCGGTCGCCGGCCGGCGGGTGCGGTTCGCCCGCGAGGAGAACTGCGGGCGCTGCGTGCCGTGCCGCGCGGGGAGCGTGCAGGCCCACGAGAAGCTCCGCGACGTGTACGACGGCGAGTTCGACGCGACCCGGTTGCGGGAGCTCTCGCGGACGATGCGGAACACCTCGCTGTGCGGCTTCGGCCGCGACGCGGCGAGGCCGCTGGCGACCGCGCTCGACAGGTTCGAGACCGACCTGCGCGCCCACGCCGACGGGCGCTGTCCCGCGGGGGTGTGTTCGCCGTGA
- a CDS encoding 50S ribosomal protein L11: MAGTIEVLVPGGQATPGPPLGPELGPTPVDVQAVVQDINDQTAAFDGMEVPVTVEYDDDGSFSIEVGVPPTSALVKDEAGFETGSGEPHENFVADISVEQLKKIAQQKQSDLLSYDVKNAAKEVAGTCVTLGVTIEGEDARTFKERVDSGEYDDVLAEDAEEAAA, encoded by the coding sequence ATGGCTGGAACCATCGAAGTGCTCGTCCCCGGTGGCCAGGCCACCCCCGGCCCGCCGCTCGGGCCGGAGCTTGGCCCGACCCCGGTGGACGTGCAGGCGGTCGTTCAGGACATCAACGACCAGACCGCCGCGTTCGACGGCATGGAAGTGCCCGTCACTGTCGAGTACGACGACGACGGCTCGTTCAGCATCGAGGTCGGCGTCCCGCCGACGTCGGCGCTCGTCAAGGACGAGGCCGGCTTCGAGACCGGCTCGGGCGAGCCCCACGAGAACTTCGTCGCTGACATCTCGGTCGAACAGCTGAAGAAGATCGCCCAGCAGAAGCAGTCCGACCTGCTCTCCTACGACGTGAAGAACGCGGCCAAGGAGGTCGCGGGCACCTGCGTCACCCTCGGCGTCACCATCGAGGGCGAGGACGCGCGCACCTTCAAGGAGCGCGTCGATTCCGGCGAGTACGACGACGTGCTGGCCGAGGACGCCGAAGAAGCCGCCGCGTAA
- a CDS encoding aldo/keto reductase, producing the protein MTEMRYTTLGRTGLDVSRLCLGCMNFGSEQPWMMNDRDASVDLVHEALDAGINFLDTANVYSTGESEEIVGEAVASANRDDLVLATKVYGDMREAPNGGGLSRKHIIDQCEASLDRLGVDYVDLYQLHRWDENTPIEETLAALSYLVESGRVRYIGASTMSAYRLTKALYTSDVEDCSRFVCIQPEYSAVARHEEENMLHVAEGEGLGVIPWSPLAGGFLTGKYEREADPADGTRGAASESVRSYFTDENWAVLDAIRTVADEEDATPAQVALAWLLHQETVTAPIIGPKTSEQLDDDLGALDVSLTEEQVLRIAAPKQPRYPES; encoded by the coding sequence ATGACCGAGATGCGGTACACCACCCTCGGGCGGACCGGGCTGGACGTCTCCCGACTCTGTCTCGGCTGCATGAACTTCGGATCCGAGCAGCCGTGGATGATGAACGACCGCGACGCCAGCGTCGACCTTGTCCACGAGGCGCTCGACGCGGGCATCAACTTCCTCGACACGGCGAACGTCTACTCGACCGGCGAGAGCGAGGAGATCGTCGGCGAGGCGGTCGCCTCGGCGAACCGGGACGACCTCGTTCTCGCGACGAAGGTGTACGGCGACATGCGCGAGGCACCGAACGGCGGCGGACTCTCCCGGAAGCACATCATCGACCAGTGCGAGGCCAGCCTCGACCGCCTCGGCGTCGACTACGTCGACCTCTACCAGCTCCACCGGTGGGACGAGAACACCCCCATCGAGGAGACGCTCGCCGCGCTGAGCTACCTGGTCGAATCGGGACGTGTCAGGTACATCGGCGCCTCGACAATGTCCGCTTACCGCCTCACGAAGGCGCTGTACACGAGCGACGTGGAGGATTGTAGTCGGTTCGTCTGCATACAGCCGGAGTACTCCGCGGTCGCCCGCCACGAGGAGGAGAACATGCTCCACGTCGCCGAGGGCGAGGGGCTCGGGGTCATCCCGTGGTCCCCGCTTGCGGGCGGGTTCCTCACCGGGAAGTACGAGCGGGAGGCCGACCCGGCCGACGGGACGCGCGGCGCCGCCTCGGAGTCAGTCCGGTCCTACTTCACCGACGAGAACTGGGCCGTCCTCGACGCGATCCGTACCGTGGCAGACGAGGAGGACGCCACGCCGGCGCAGGTCGCGCTCGCCTGGCTCCTCCATCAGGAGACCGTTACCGCGCCCATCATCGGGCCGAAGACGAGCGAGCAACTCGACGACGACCTGGGCGCGCTCGACGTGTCACTCACCGAGGAACAGGTCCTTCGTATCGCCGCACCGAAACAGCCCCGATATCCGGAATCATAA
- a CDS encoding Gfo/Idh/MocA family protein has protein sequence MRDSSNVRVGIIGLGGIGNHHAERLSRQGATLVGGMDVSAEARRRFTDAYQVETFEDETELYDQVDAVLVTTPNRFHEEYAVSALEAGLDVLLEKPLAHTLESAEAIAAAAESAPGFCMVGFNNRFASAAQVLTHYRDEGRFGEIRHVEANFVRRRGIPGRGSWFTTKGISGGGALIDIGVHAIDLAMYFMDFPEVSEVSGVTRSEFGNRDDYAFVDMWGEDTGPEGFDVDDSVSAFVRGTEGQSFSLEAAWATNRPPNNDFYVRGTKGGAHLDRSTGELTIYESGTGGSNHLTNTTVSTSEVDTHEVEQAAFLEAVASGEAPEQNTVQEGLAVQRIIDAIYQSSDTGKAVQFLSEESLSHSEAAEAAQLD, from the coding sequence ATGAGAGATAGCTCGAACGTCAGAGTCGGGATTATCGGGCTCGGCGGAATAGGAAACCATCACGCCGAGCGGCTGAGCCGCCAGGGCGCGACGCTGGTCGGCGGGATGGACGTCAGCGCCGAGGCCCGACGACGATTCACGGACGCGTATCAGGTGGAGACGTTCGAGGACGAGACGGAACTGTACGACCAGGTGGACGCGGTCCTCGTCACGACCCCGAATCGATTCCACGAGGAGTACGCGGTCTCCGCGCTCGAAGCCGGCCTCGACGTCCTGCTGGAGAAGCCCCTCGCCCACACGCTCGAGTCGGCCGAGGCCATTGCGGCGGCCGCCGAGAGCGCGCCCGGCTTCTGCATGGTCGGGTTCAACAACCGCTTCGCCTCCGCCGCCCAGGTCCTCACCCACTACCGGGACGAAGGTCGCTTCGGGGAGATCCGCCACGTCGAGGCCAACTTCGTCCGCCGCCGCGGCATCCCCGGACGCGGCTCCTGGTTCACCACGAAGGGCATCTCGGGCGGCGGCGCCCTCATCGACATCGGCGTCCACGCGATCGACCTCGCGATGTACTTCATGGACTTCCCGGAGGTCTCCGAGGTGAGCGGCGTCACGCGATCGGAGTTCGGCAACCGCGACGACTACGCCTTCGTGGACATGTGGGGCGAGGACACCGGTCCCGAGGGGTTCGACGTCGACGACTCCGTCTCAGCGTTCGTGCGGGGCACGGAGGGGCAGAGCTTCAGCCTCGAGGCGGCGTGGGCGACGAACCGCCCGCCGAACAACGACTTCTACGTCCGCGGGACGAAGGGCGGCGCGCACCTCGACCGCAGCACCGGCGAACTCACCATCTACGAGTCGGGCACCGGCGGCAGCAACCACCTGACGAACACGACGGTCTCCACCAGCGAAGTGGATACGCACGAGGTCGAACAGGCCGCGTTCCTCGAAGCCGTCGCGTCCGGCGAGGCACCCGAGCAGAACACTGTCCAGGAGGGGCTCGCCGTCCAGCGGATCATCGACGCCATCTACCAGTCGAGCGACACTGGGAAGGCGGTCCAGTTCCTCTCGGAGGAATCCCTCTCCCACTCCGAAGCAGCCGAAGCCGCACAACTCGACTGA
- a CDS encoding sugar phosphate isomerase/epimerase family protein translates to MDVGVLTVPLGDQSRPDAFEYLSDIGVGAVELGVGGHPGEGHTDRETLLESADARESLRNDLAEHDLRVSALATHNNPLHPDEERADEADREIRDAIELAGELDVDAVTCFSGLPAGGPNDEVPNWITAPWPVEHKDAHEYQWEVAEDYWSDVAEHADDHGVDVAIEMHPNMLVYEPHGMLRLREATDDRIGANFDPSHLYWQGIDVTTAIRLLGERDAIHHVHAKDTKVYEENAREKGVLDTTDYTDEPNRSWLFRSVGYGHGEDHWKDIVSTLRMVGYDGALSIEHEDSLTSSREGLEKAVDLLQRAVFETTPGDAYWAE, encoded by the coding sequence ATGGACGTGGGAGTGTTAACCGTCCCCCTCGGAGACCAGTCGAGACCGGACGCGTTCGAGTACCTCTCGGACATCGGCGTCGGCGCCGTCGAACTCGGCGTCGGCGGCCACCCCGGGGAGGGACACACTGATCGCGAAACGTTGCTCGAATCAGCCGACGCGCGCGAGTCGCTCCGCAACGACCTCGCGGAACACGACCTCCGCGTGAGCGCGCTCGCCACGCACAACAACCCGCTCCACCCCGACGAGGAGCGGGCCGACGAGGCGGACCGAGAAATCCGGGACGCGATCGAACTGGCCGGCGAACTCGACGTCGACGCCGTCACCTGCTTCTCGGGGCTCCCGGCGGGCGGCCCGAACGACGAGGTCCCCAACTGGATCACGGCCCCGTGGCCCGTCGAACACAAGGACGCCCACGAGTACCAGTGGGAGGTCGCCGAGGACTACTGGTCGGACGTCGCCGAGCACGCGGACGATCACGGCGTCGACGTCGCCATCGAGATGCACCCGAACATGCTCGTCTACGAGCCCCACGGGATGTTGCGCCTCCGCGAGGCGACGGACGACCGCATCGGCGCGAACTTCGACCCCTCGCACCTCTACTGGCAGGGCATCGACGTCACCACCGCCATCCGCCTGCTCGGCGAACGCGACGCCATCCACCACGTCCACGCCAAGGACACGAAGGTGTACGAGGAGAACGCCCGCGAGAAGGGCGTGCTCGACACGACGGACTACACCGACGAGCCGAACCGCTCGTGGCTGTTCCGGTCGGTCGGCTACGGCCACGGCGAGGACCACTGGAAGGACATCGTCTCGACTCTGCGGATGGTCGGCTACGACGGTGCCCTCTCCATCGAACACGAGGACTCGCTCACCTCCTCTCGCGAGGGGCTGGAGAAGGCGGTCGACCTGCTCCAGCGGGCCGTGTTCGAGACGACCCCCGGCGACGCCTACTGGGCGGAGTGA
- a CDS encoding fructosamine kinase family protein, producing MDSASVGRAVARALDGTVRAVEELDGGMVGGVRQVALADGRTVVAKTGETPLTVEARMLRHLGERGLPVPSVLYASDALLVLEFVAGDGAHDGPLDAGVQRDVARHLAALHDRSADRYGFPFDTLSGAYHQPNPWTDSWVEFFREHRLDHVARAARDEGSLPDELYRRVSSLCADLDDLLPHDPGASLLHGDVWANNLVVDDGAVAAFLDPACSYGHAEVGLAYCEFVGFDGPFFDAYERVRGIDDGFRDVRVDVYALYPALEHVRYFGADEYGAEVDGRLAALGY from the coding sequence ATGGATTCGGCGTCGGTCGGACGGGCGGTCGCACGCGCGCTCGATGGAACCGTGAGGGCGGTCGAGGAACTCGACGGCGGGATGGTCGGCGGCGTCCGTCAGGTGGCTCTCGCCGACGGTCGGACGGTCGTCGCCAAGACCGGGGAGACGCCGCTGACGGTCGAGGCCCGGATGCTCCGTCACCTCGGGGAGCGCGGGCTTCCGGTCCCCTCGGTGCTGTACGCCTCCGACGCGCTCCTCGTTCTCGAGTTCGTCGCCGGCGACGGGGCCCACGACGGCCCCCTCGACGCGGGAGTCCAGCGCGACGTCGCCCGCCACCTGGCCGCGCTCCACGACCGTTCGGCCGACCGGTACGGCTTCCCGTTCGACACGCTCTCGGGGGCGTACCACCAGCCGAACCCGTGGACGGACTCGTGGGTCGAGTTCTTCCGCGAACACCGACTCGACCACGTCGCGCGCGCGGCCCGCGACGAGGGGAGCCTCCCCGACGAACTGTATCGGCGCGTAAGCTCGCTCTGTGCGGACCTCGATGATCTCCTCCCCCACGATCCCGGAGCGTCATTGCTCCACGGCGACGTGTGGGCGAACAACCTCGTCGTGGACGACGGCGCGGTCGCGGCGTTCCTCGACCCGGCGTGCAGCTACGGACACGCCGAGGTAGGACTCGCTTACTGCGAGTTCGTCGGTTTCGACGGGCCGTTCTTCGACGCGTACGAGCGGGTCCGGGGGATCGATGACGGGTTCCGGGACGTTCGGGTCGACGTGTACGCGCTCTACCCGGCGCTGGAGCACGTCCGGTACTTCGGGGCCGACGAGTACGGTGCGGAGGTGGACGGGAGACTCGCGGCGCTCGGGTACTGA
- the fdhF gene encoding formate dehydrogenase subunit alpha, protein MSSKRPAPLPRVPDVPDPRTSTPVTAEFEPGTASDPPVGSARTEVESGDGPTITVDGAEVSVPEGATLIDAMERVEYEGTVAALCHYDRDSECADDIGPRSTCRTCTVEADGELVPACSHPAEEGAVVRTDDPDATEAREVNLDLVLSEHNLRCTTCNQNGRCELQDAAIDTGVEEPRFGVFDERSEYEPLDESSPFIQIDRNKCITCTRCVDACNDVQVSGVLRVEGTGEDTEIGFQNGAASMAESTCVSCGHCATVCPTGSLTEKGLAGLATLPIPGFTHRNSVGSEIPYEPADPATAPAPDAGGGPSPTRERAERDGLASAMRWAKGKARDVGREAFLAGEHAAESLAAGTMKEGWLFDVASRVADRRLRDVEFTETTCGFCAVGCRFEVASKDDEVLGAVPTEDPAAAPANDFSTCVKGKFGYEFTNSDDRLTTPLVRDADGDLREASWDEALDRVVEGLTDIRESAGPDALAAFASSKCTNEENFLMQKFARAVLGTKNVDNCARLCHSSTVAALKQTVGYGAMTNRINEDVGEADAYLISGSNTTESHPVLATRIKRNVDAGADLVVFDPRKVEIAEHADQYVRTKPGYDIAWLNGLIRYIIEHDLHDEAFVEERTRNFEDLREKVEPFTPAEVKRLAGVPPVELARAAETIAAADSVVFGWAMGLTQHSHGTGNVLAMANLALVTGNLGKPGAGLSPFRGHNNVQGGGGDMGTLPNVLPGYRDLGDDDVLDEFEDAWGVRPPDEVGLKVPEVFDEALAGNVRGLYVMGENPALSEPDLSHADEALEALEFLVVQDIFRTETAEYADVVLPAASFAEKDGTFTNTERRVQLVNAATSPPGDARQDWRILQAVARQMGHGWEYDDPEEVMDEIASLAPIYGGISHERLREENGLQWPCEDADDPGTAFLYEARFNFPDGKARFVPADMGRPGELPDEEFPLTLTTGRVLYHWHTGTLTRRVEGLRHHVGESFVEINPETAESLGIADADRVRVSSARGSIEVRAELSERPGPGVVFIPMHFAGGAANELTGEHVDPTSGIPEYKVSSVRVERVGDLDSGRDEAAADD, encoded by the coding sequence GTGAGTTCGAAGCGGCCGGCCCCACTCCCGCGCGTCCCGGACGTCCCGGACCCCCGGACGAGCACGCCCGTCACCGCCGAGTTCGAGCCGGGGACCGCGTCCGACCCGCCGGTCGGGAGCGCCCGCACCGAAGTCGAATCTGGTGATGGGCCGACCATCACGGTCGACGGGGCCGAGGTGTCGGTCCCCGAGGGTGCGACGCTCATCGACGCGATGGAGCGCGTGGAGTACGAGGGGACCGTCGCGGCGCTGTGCCACTACGACCGCGACTCCGAGTGTGCCGACGACATCGGCCCGCGCTCGACGTGTCGGACCTGCACGGTCGAAGCCGACGGGGAGCTCGTGCCCGCCTGCTCCCACCCGGCCGAGGAAGGCGCCGTCGTCAGGACCGACGACCCCGACGCGACGGAGGCGCGGGAGGTGAACCTCGACCTCGTGCTCTCCGAGCACAACCTCCGGTGTACGACGTGCAACCAGAACGGCCGCTGTGAACTGCAGGACGCCGCCATCGACACCGGCGTCGAGGAGCCGCGTTTCGGCGTGTTCGACGAGCGGAGCGAGTACGAGCCCCTCGACGAGTCCTCGCCGTTCATCCAGATCGACCGGAACAAGTGCATCACCTGCACGCGCTGCGTGGACGCCTGCAACGACGTGCAGGTGTCGGGGGTCCTCCGCGTCGAGGGGACCGGCGAGGACACTGAGATCGGGTTCCAGAACGGGGCCGCCTCGATGGCCGAGTCGACCTGCGTCTCCTGCGGGCACTGCGCGACGGTCTGTCCCACCGGGTCGCTGACGGAGAAGGGGCTCGCCGGCCTCGCCACGCTCCCGATTCCGGGGTTCACCCACCGGAACTCCGTCGGGAGCGAGATCCCGTACGAGCCGGCCGATCCCGCGACGGCGCCCGCGCCCGACGCGGGCGGCGGCCCGTCGCCGACCCGGGAGCGCGCGGAGCGCGACGGACTCGCGTCGGCGATGCGCTGGGCGAAGGGGAAGGCCCGCGACGTGGGGAGGGAGGCGTTCCTCGCGGGCGAACACGCTGCCGAGTCGCTCGCCGCGGGGACGATGAAGGAGGGGTGGCTGTTCGACGTCGCGAGCAGGGTCGCGGACCGCAGGCTGAGGGACGTGGAGTTCACGGAGACCACCTGTGGCTTCTGTGCGGTCGGCTGTCGGTTCGAGGTCGCCTCGAAGGACGACGAGGTGCTCGGCGCCGTGCCGACGGAGGACCCCGCTGCCGCGCCAGCCAACGACTTCTCGACCTGCGTGAAGGGGAAGTTCGGCTACGAGTTCACGAACAGCGACGACCGGCTGACGACGCCGCTGGTCCGCGACGCCGACGGTGACCTCCGTGAGGCATCGTGGGACGAGGCGCTGGACCGCGTGGTCGAGGGGCTGACCGACATCAGGGAGTCCGCTGGGCCGGACGCCCTGGCCGCTTTCGCCTCCTCGAAGTGCACGAACGAGGAGAACTTCCTGATGCAGAAGTTCGCCCGGGCGGTGCTCGGGACGAAGAACGTCGACAACTGCGCCCGCCTGTGCCACTCCTCGACGGTCGCAGCGCTCAAGCAGACCGTCGGCTACGGCGCGATGACGAACCGCATCAACGAGGACGTCGGCGAGGCCGATGCCTACCTCATCAGCGGGTCGAACACGACCGAGTCGCACCCGGTGCTGGCGACGCGCATCAAGCGGAACGTCGACGCCGGCGCCGACCTCGTCGTCTTCGACCCCAGGAAGGTCGAGATCGCGGAGCATGCCGACCAGTACGTCCGGACGAAGCCCGGCTACGACATCGCGTGGCTCAACGGGCTGATCCGTTACATCATCGAGCACGACCTCCACGACGAGGCGTTCGTCGAGGAGCGGACCCGCAACTTCGAGGACCTCCGGGAGAAGGTCGAGCCGTTCACCCCTGCGGAGGTGAAGCGGCTGGCGGGGGTCCCGCCAGTGGAGCTCGCCAGGGCGGCCGAGACGATCGCGGCAGCCGACTCCGTCGTCTTCGGCTGGGCGATGGGGCTCACCCAGCACTCGCACGGCACCGGGAACGTCCTCGCGATGGCGAACCTGGCGCTGGTGACCGGGAACCTCGGGAAGCCGGGAGCCGGCCTCTCGCCGTTCCGCGGGCACAACAACGTCCAGGGCGGCGGGGGCGACATGGGGACGCTCCCGAACGTCCTGCCCGGCTACCGCGACCTCGGGGACGACGACGTGCTCGACGAGTTCGAGGACGCGTGGGGCGTCCGGCCGCCGGACGAGGTGGGGCTGAAGGTGCCGGAGGTGTTCGACGAGGCACTGGCGGGGAACGTACGCGGGTTGTACGTGATGGGGGAGAACCCCGCGCTCTCGGAGCCGGACCTCTCGCACGCCGACGAGGCGCTGGAGGCGCTGGAGTTCCTCGTCGTCCAGGACATCTTCCGCACGGAGACCGCCGAGTACGCCGACGTGGTGCTCCCGGCGGCGTCGTTCGCGGAGAAGGACGGCACATTCACGAACACCGAGCGGCGCGTTCAGTTGGTCAACGCCGCCACGTCACCGCCCGGGGACGCCCGCCAGGACTGGAGGATCCTCCAAGCGGTGGCCCGGCAGATGGGCCACGGGTGGGAGTACGACGACCCGGAGGAGGTGATGGACGAGATCGCGTCGCTCGCGCCGATCTACGGCGGCATCAGTCACGAGCGGCTCCGCGAGGAGAACGGGCTCCAGTGGCCCTGCGAGGACGCCGACGACCCCGGGACGGCGTTCCTCTACGAGGCCCGGTTCAACTTCCCGGACGGGAAGGCCCGCTTCGTGCCGGCCGACATGGGCCGGCCCGGGGAACTCCCGGACGAGGAGTTCCCACTCACGCTCACGACCGGCCGGGTGCTGTACCACTGGCACACCGGCACGCTCACGCGCCGCGTCGAGGGACTCCGCCACCACGTCGGCGAGTCGTTCGTCGAGATCAACCCGGAGACGGCCGAGTCGCTGGGTATCGCTGACGCCGACCGGGTCCGCGTCTCCTCGGCCCGCGGGAGCATCGAGGTTCGCGCGGAGCTGTCCGAGCGTCCGGGGCCGGGCGTCGTCTTCATCCCGATGCACTTCGCCGGCGGCGCGGCGAACGAGCTCACGGGCGAGCACGTCGACCCGACGAGCGGCATCCCGGAGTACAAGGTGTCGAGCGTCCGTGTCGAACGCGTCGGCGACCTCGACTCCGGGCGGGACGAGGCGGCGGCGGACGACTAG
- a CDS encoding Gfo/Idh/MocA family protein: protein MSDTNSTSDPLTVGMLGYRFMGKAHSNALSRLPMFFPDAPDVVRHTIVGRDEEALADAADRYGFEHTATDWRDVVDEVDVFYNLGPNHLHVEPSVAALEAGTNVLCEKPLAPTLDGAEEMRDAAAASDAVAGCAFNYRFVPAIRYARGLVDGGDLGEISHVRVRYLQDWLADPEAPWTWRMDEDIAGSGALGDIGAHSFDLAGFLVGEQVGDVERLSGHLRTFTEERPDPDSNEERPVTVDDAYSAQVDFESGAMGTFEGSRVANGHKNDHSIAVHGTEGSIRFSLERLNELEVKTGDARGYETVMVTDESDPYVEAWWPPGHVLGWEHTFVHENYEFLTAVRDGGEFSPSFEEAYEVQRLLDAVQRSDERGEWVDL from the coding sequence ATGAGTGACACGAACTCGACCAGCGACCCCCTCACCGTCGGCATGCTCGGCTACCGCTTCATGGGGAAGGCGCACTCGAACGCCCTCTCCCGGTTGCCGATGTTCTTCCCCGACGCGCCCGACGTCGTCCGCCACACCATCGTGGGCCGCGACGAGGAGGCGCTCGCCGACGCGGCGGACCGGTACGGGTTCGAACACACCGCGACCGACTGGCGGGACGTCGTCGACGAGGTGGACGTGTTCTACAACCTCGGCCCGAACCACCTCCACGTCGAACCCTCCGTCGCCGCCCTCGAAGCCGGCACCAACGTCCTCTGCGAGAAACCGCTCGCGCCGACGCTCGACGGCGCCGAGGAGATGCGCGACGCCGCCGCGGCCAGCGACGCGGTCGCCGGCTGCGCGTTCAACTACCGGTTCGTCCCCGCGATCCGCTACGCGAGGGGGCTCGTCGACGGGGGCGACCTCGGCGAGATCAGCCACGTCCGGGTTCGCTACCTCCAGGACTGGCTCGCGGACCCCGAGGCGCCGTGGACCTGGCGGATGGACGAGGACATCGCCGGGTCGGGCGCGCTCGGTGACATCGGGGCCCACTCGTTCGACCTCGCCGGGTTCCTGGTCGGCGAGCAGGTCGGCGACGTCGAGCGCCTGTCCGGCCACCTGCGAACGTTCACCGAGGAGCGCCCGGATCCCGATTCGAACGAGGAACGCCCGGTCACCGTCGACGACGCCTACTCCGCGCAGGTCGACTTCGAGAGCGGCGCGATGGGCACGTTCGAGGGGTCGCGGGTGGCGAACGGTCACAAGAACGACCACTCGATCGCCGTCCACGGAACCGAGGGCTCCATCCGGTTCTCGCTCGAACGCTTGAACGAACTCGAGGTGAAGACGGGCGACGCTCGCGGCTACGAGACGGTGATGGTGACCGACGAGTCCGACCCGTACGTCGAGGCCTGGTGGCCGCCGGGCCACGTCCTCGGTTGGGAGCACACGTTCGTCCACGAGAACTACGAGTTCCTCACGGCGGTCCGGGACGGCGGCGAGTTCTCGCCGTCGTTCGAGGAGGCCTACGAGGTCCAGCGACTGCTCGATGCGGTCCAGCGGAGCGACGAGCGCGGCGAGTGGGTCGACCTCTGA